GCTTGCCCGACGGGTCGTCGATCGTGCACGCGTACGCGGCGTGGGTGTGGCCGGTGACCAGCGCGTCGACCTTCGGCGTGACGTTCTTCGCGATGTCCACGATGGGGCCGGAGATGCCGTCGCCGCCACCGGGCGAGTCGCAGTCGTAGTTGTACGACGCGGAGGCCGGCTGCCCGCCCTCGTGGATCAGCGCGACGACCGACTTGACGCCCTGCTTCTCCAGCTCCTTGGCGTACTTGTTGATCGTCTCGACCTCGTCCTTGAACTTGAGGCCCTTGACACCCTCGGCGGAGACGACTCCCGGGGTGTTCTCCAGCGTGACGCCGATGAAGCCGACCTTGACGCCGTTCTTCTTCCACACCCAGTAGGGCTTGAGGACCGGCTTCTTGGTCTTCTCGTCGAGGACGTTCGCCGCGAGGTACGGGAAGTCGGCGCCCTTGAACTTCCGGCCCTCCACATAGCAGCCGTCCGTGGGGTGGCAGCCGCCCTTCTGCAGCCGGCCCAGCTCCTTGGCGCCCTCGTCGAACTCGTGGTTGCCGACGCTCGTCACATCGAGGTCGAGCTTGTTCAGCGCCTCGATGGTGGGCTCGTCGTGGAAGAGTCCCGAGATCAGCGGCGAGGCGCCGACCATGTCACCGCCGGCCGCGGTGACGGAGTACTTGTTGCCCTGGCGGGCCTGGCGCAGATGCGTCGCCAGGTATTCGACACCGCCCGCGTCGATCGTCTTGGTGGTGCCGTCGGGCTGGTTCTCGGTGACCCGGCCGGAGGAGCCGGAGGGCGGCTCCAGATTGCCGTGCAGGTCGTTGAAGGACAGCAGCTGGACGTCCTGGTAGCGGGACGGGCTCTGGTGTCCGTGCTTGTTCGTCGACTTGCCCTGCTCGCCCGCGGACGCCGGGAGCGCCGCGACCAGCGCGCCGACGGTGGCGACACCCGCCGCCGCCGCGATGAGGCGGGTGGTACGGCGTCTCGGGCGGTACGGCTGAGGTATGGCTGACATGCGCCCCCCTGTGGGTCGGCTGATATGTGGGCCCCGTCCCGGCGCAGCCTAGAGTCAACGCGCGTAGCGCGACAGGGGGTTCGGGGTTACGGACTGGTTGCCACGAGGGGTTTTTCACCATGAAACGGACAGGGCGTGTACCGGCCACGCCCTCGTCCCGCCCCGGCCGCCGACCGGCCGCGCGCCCCTCCGGATACCGCCGGGCGGCCCACTTCGCCATGAACCGGACACGCCGTACTCTCGTACCCATGACCAGCGACGACACCGCACCGGCTGCCCGCAAGCTCTCGGCCTCGCTCGGCCAGGGCGGCAATCCCACGGCCCGCTCCATCGACGTCCTGACCGCGCTGAGCGACGAGCAGGCCGACACCGTGCTGGCACTCATCGCGGAGGCCGCCCGGACCGACGGACAGCAGGCGGTCTCCGAGCAGGGCCGGCTGCATCTGCGCGGCGGCGCACGGGACGGAATCCGCCATCTGCTGCTGCACACCGAGGACCTGCTCGTCGGGTACGCGCAGTTGGAGGACACCGACCCCATCGAGGCGCCGGCCGCCGAACTGGTCGTCCACCCGGTACACCGGGGGCACGGGCACGGACGGGCGCTGGGCAACGCGCTGCTCGCCGAGTCCGGCAAGCGGCTGCGGGTGTGGGCCCACGGCGGGCATGCGGCGGCCCGCCATCTCGCCCAGGTCCTCGGTCTCGCGCTGTTCCGCGAACTGCGTCAGATGCGGCGGCCCCTGACCGGCCTCGACCTGCCCGAACCGACGTTCCCCGACGGCGTACGGGTGCGTACGTTCGTGCCCGGCGAGGACGACGCGGCCTGGCTCGCCGCGAACGCCGCCGCCTTCGCGCACCATCCCGAGCAGGGTTCCCTCGGACAGCGCGACCTCGACGAGCGCAAGGCCGAGCCGTGGTTCGACCCGGCCGGGTTCTTCCTCGCCTTCCGCGGCGACGAACTGATCGGCTTCCACTGGACGAAGGTCCACGAGGCCGAGGGGCTGGGCGAGGTGTACGTCGTCGGTGTGCGGCCCGACGCACAGGGGGGCGGGCTGGGGAAGGCCCTCACCGCGGTTGGCCTCCGGCACCTGGCGGGTACCGGGGTACCGGACGCGATGCTGTACGTCGACGCGGACAACCTGGCCGCGGTGGCCGTCTATGAACGGCTCGGCTTCGCGGTTCACGAGACGGACCTCATGTACCGGACGGAGTCCTGAGGGGGTCCTGACGGGGTCCTGACCGAGCGGGCCCCGGCCAGAGAGCCGGGCCGGACAGGGGCGGGGCACTCCTAGAGGGCGCGCGGCCTCAGTCTTGCCCTCAGAGGCTCCACGCACGCCCTCGCCCCCACCACCGCCGCCACCGTGAGCAGCGCAGCCCAGCGGTCATGGGTGTCTGCCCAGCGGGGGTCTTCCGGGGTCACGAAGAGAACCCAGTCGTGCGGCAGCAGAAGGAACGCGGCGGCACCCGTGACCACCAGCCAGGCCGATATCGCCGCTCCCGGCTCCGTGGCCTGGGTGCGGCGTACGACCAGGGCCGCAGCGGCGAGGGCCAGTACCGCGGTGGCCGCGGCCTCCAGGGTGAGCGCGCCGACCGGTGGCCGGGCCTCCTCCGGTACGAGGAGCAGCGCCGCCGTCCAGCAGAGCGCGGCCCCCGGGGCGACCAGCGCCACGCGCAGGGCGACCCGCACCGGGCGCCGGGCCGGGACCGCCGAGGTGATGTGCCGGGCCGGGTCGTCCAGCAGGAACGCCAGGCCCAGCGCGAAGACGAGGGCGGCGGCCCGCAGCGCGTAGAGGCCGGCCAGCGGATCGGGCGGGCCTGACCGCAGACGCGGAAGGCCGGCCAGCAGCAGCCCCAGCGCGGCGGCTGCCGCGAGCGCCCGCCGGGGCAGGGCGCGCCACACGGGCGGGAGAAGAGCGCGCGTCATGACCGTCACTCCTCGCACGCGTCACCGTCCGAGGCTGCCTCGGCCGACACGTTCAGCAGTTCCGCCACCCGTGCCAACGACGTGTCGGGCGAGGTGAGCTCCGTCCACTTGGCCTTCACCTTGCCGGCGACGTCGTAACGCGGCTTCTTGAGCAACTCCGCGACGATGCGTGTCTGTTCGGCGCTCATGCTGAACGGTTCGGTGGGTGACAGGACGAGCGCGGGGCCCGAGACGCTGTCGCCGACGCGGACGTTGCGCAGCGCGGACAGCGGGTCGGACTCGCCGCCCAGTGCCAGCCACATGATGGTCACCACCCGGGCGTCGCAGATCTCGGTGCCCGCCTTCTCGTCACCCGCCACCAGCACCGACGCGACGGCGACGGCGAACTCGGGAACGCGGTTGCCGCCCCAGTCGGTGCGGACGGTCACATGGCCGGGCTCGGTGGACGGGGGGATCACGGTGTCGGCCTGCGGTCCGTGGCGCGCGTCGATGCGCTGGTCCACGGTCAGCCGCTCACCGCCGGCCCTGCCGCCCGCGAGGTTCTGCACCCGGTCGACCACGGCGGCCCAGTCGGCGGTGCGGCCCGTCCACTCGGGGAAGGCGCAGTACGAGGACCTGCCGTGCTCGATGCACTTACGGACCTTCTCCGGGGTGACCGATGCCACCTCTCGGGCCGGTGTCGAGCCGTCCGGGGTCCCGTCCCACTGACCGGCCGCGCCCACCAGC
This sequence is a window from Streptomyces ortus. Protein-coding genes within it:
- a CDS encoding bifunctional metallophosphatase/5'-nucleotidase — translated: MSAIPQPYRPRRRTTRLIAAAAGVATVGALVAALPASAGEQGKSTNKHGHQSPSRYQDVQLLSFNDLHGNLEPPSGSSGRVTENQPDGTTKTIDAGGVEYLATHLRQARQGNKYSVTAAGGDMVGASPLISGLFHDEPTIEALNKLDLDVTSVGNHEFDEGAKELGRLQKGGCHPTDGCYVEGRKFKGADFPYLAANVLDEKTKKPVLKPYWVWKKNGVKVGFIGVTLENTPGVVSAEGVKGLKFKDEVETINKYAKELEKQGVKSVVALIHEGGQPASASYNYDCDSPGGGDGISGPIVDIAKNVTPKVDALVTGHTHAAYACTIDDPSGKPRTVTSAASFGRLYTDTTLTYDRRTGDIARTAVASANHVVTRDVAKAPDMTELITKWNTLAAPIGNKPIGYISGDITNVGTESPIGDLIADAQLAYGKELDPETDLALMNPGGIRAPLTYAAKGSEGDGVVTYAEGFTVQPFANTVNLQSFTGAQLVQVLKEQVSGSNAASPKVLQVSSGLTYTLDLTKSGADRVVADSVKLNGAAIDPAATYRVAMNSFLAGGGDGFTTLGLGTDDLVGDDDLAALEKYLLANSSATNPIAPPAANRITVVQ
- the mshD gene encoding mycothiol synthase, which gives rise to MTSDDTAPAARKLSASLGQGGNPTARSIDVLTALSDEQADTVLALIAEAARTDGQQAVSEQGRLHLRGGARDGIRHLLLHTEDLLVGYAQLEDTDPIEAPAAELVVHPVHRGHGHGRALGNALLAESGKRLRVWAHGGHAAARHLAQVLGLALFRELRQMRRPLTGLDLPEPTFPDGVRVRTFVPGEDDAAWLAANAAAFAHHPEQGSLGQRDLDERKAEPWFDPAGFFLAFRGDELIGFHWTKVHEAEGLGEVYVVGVRPDAQGGGLGKALTAVGLRHLAGTGVPDAMLYVDADNLAAVAVYERLGFAVHETDLMYRTES
- a CDS encoding ABC transporter, with amino-acid sequence MTRALLPPVWRALPRRALAAAAALGLLLAGLPRLRSGPPDPLAGLYALRAAALVFALGLAFLLDDPARHITSAVPARRPVRVALRVALVAPGAALCWTAALLLVPEEARPPVGALTLEAAATAVLALAAAALVVRRTQATEPGAAISAWLVVTGAAAFLLLPHDWVLFVTPEDPRWADTHDRWAALLTVAAVVGARACVEPLRARLRPRAL